A region of Triplophysa rosa linkage group LG16, Trosa_1v2, whole genome shotgun sequence DNA encodes the following proteins:
- the abcf1 gene encoding ATP-binding cassette sub-family F member 1 isoform X2 has translation MPKKSKEVAEWEGDDEPQTDKHVKKGKKDKKGKKSFFEELASDNIPDKEEAPVKETQGKQPQKKKKDRRKGKKGDDEDEDEDEEVMQRLKKLSVQPSDEDEDEDEVVASVKGGKRNKGGNIFAALGQSDDDDEDDAGGDDDDDKPKNKKGSMEVEKVTKGKKKDKTKPKVLKEASEDEQDEEMEKKDENEKKGVKRGKKTASEPKKEEDEAEKKEQEKSQKKGKKEQPKKGKPARPPSEDEEEEEKSDDNDTMMCAEDAIAFEQTNEKQEEDPFANLSKKEKKKKKKMMEYERQVASVRAQNAIEGDFSVSQAELSSRQAMLENASDIKLERFSISAHGKELFVNADLLIVAGRRYGLVGPNGKGKTTLLKHIANRALSIPPNIDVLLCEQEVVAGDTPAVQAVLKADTRRLKLLEEERQLQSRLEKGDDSVSERLDKVYEELRVIGAAAAEAKARRILAGLSFTPEMQNRPTKKFSGGWRMRVSLARALFMEPTLLMLDEPTNHLDLNAVIWLNNYLQSWKKTLLIVSHDQSFLDEVCTDITHLDNQKLYYYRGNYLTFKKMYVQKQKELLKLYEKQEKKLKDLKAGGKSTKQAEKQTKDALTRKQQKGKKKGQEEESNEATELIKRPREYTVKFTFPNPPPLSPPILGLHSVDFGYEGQKPLFKNVDFGIDMESRICIVGPNGVGKSTLLLLLTGKLNPTRGEMRKNHRLKVGFFNQQYADQLNMEEAPTEYLQRNFNLQYQDSRKCLGRFGLESHAHTIQISKLSGGQKARVVFAELSCRQPDVLILDEPTNNLDIESIDALSEAINEYKGAVIIVSHDARLITETQCQLWVVEHQSINHIDGDFEDYKREVLEALGETLVHKPKD, from the exons ATGCCCAAGAAATCAAAAGAAGTGGCTGAATGGGAAGGCGATGACGAACCACAAAcag ACAAACATGTcaagaaaggaaagaaagatAAGAAAGGGAAGAAGAGT TTTTTTGAAGAACTGGCATCAGATAATATACCAGATAAAGAGGAGGCGCCAGTAAAAGAGACACAGGGGAAACAG CCtcagaagaaaaagaaagacaggCGGAAAGGCAagaaaggagatgatgaggatgaggatgaaGATGAAGAGGTCATGCAGCGTCTGAAGAAACTCTCAGTGCAGCCTAGtgatgaagatgaagatgaagatgagG TTGTTGCTTCAGTCAAAGGAGGAAAGAGAAACAAA GGTGGCAACATTTTTGCTGCTTTAGGTCagagtgatgatgatgatgaggatgatgCAGGTGGGGATGATGACGATGATAAACCCAAGAACAAGAAGGGCTCAATG GAGGTTGAGAAGGTAACCAAGGGCAAGAAAAAAGATAAGACAAAACCTAAGGTGTTGAAG GAGGCCTCTGAGGATGAACAGGATGAAGAAATGGAGAAAAAAGATGAGAATGAAAAGAAGGGAGTGAAAAGGGGCAAGAAAACTGCTTCTGAACCAAAAAAG GAGGAAGATGAAGCTGAGAAGAAAGAACAAGAGAAATCTCAGAAGAAAGGCAAGAAGGAACAGCCAAAG aAAGGAAAGCCTGCTCGCCCTCCTAGtgaagatgaggaagaggaggagaagaGTGATGATAATGATACAATGATG TGTGCTGAGGATGCGATTGCATTTGAGCAGACCAATGAAAAACAAGAGGAGGACCCTTTTGCGAACTTAAGTAAAaaagagaagaagaagaaaaagaaaatg ATGGAGTATGAGCGTCAGGTGGCTAGCGTACGTGCTCAGAATGCTATCGAGGGAGATTTCTCTGTCTCGCAGGCCGAGCTGTCCTCACGTCAGGCCATGCTGGAAAACGCTTCTGATATCAAG TTGGAAAGATTTAGCATTTCAGCCCATGGTAAAGAGCTGTTTGTCAATGCAGACCTTCTGATTGTTGCTGGGAGACGGTATGGTCTGGTTGGACCAAATGG AAAAGGAAAGACCACTCTACTTAAACACATCGCCAACAGAGCTCTCAGCATTCCTCCCAACATTGATGTTCTGCTCTGCGAGCAAG AGGTGGTGGCGGGCGACACTCCAGCGGTCCAGGCGGTGTTGAAGGCCGACACACGGAGACTGAAGCTCCTGGAGGAGGAGAGACAGCTGCAGAGTCGCCTGGAGAAAGGAGATGACAGCGTATCTGAGAGACTCGATAAG gTCTACGAGGAGCTGAGGGTAATCGGAGCCGCAGCAGCTGAAGCCAAAGCTCGTAGGATCTTGGCCGGTTTGTCTTTCACTCCAGAGATGCAAAACAGACCCACCAAGAAGTTCTCTGGAGGATGGAGGATGAGAGTGTCCCTGGCCAG AGCACTGTTCATGGAGCCCACGCTACTGATGCTGGACGAGCCCACAAACCACCTGGACCTGAACGCTGTCATCTGGCTTAACAA TTACCTACAGAGTTGGAAGAAGACGCTGCTAATCGTGTCCCACGACCAGAGTTTCTTAGATGAGGTCTGTACAGATATCACTCACCTGGACAATCAGAAACTCTATTACTACAGGGGCAACTACC TGACTTTTAAGAAGATGTACgtacagaaacagaaagaacTCCTCAAGCTCTATGAGAAACAAGAGAAGAAACTCAAAGACCTGAAAGCTGGAGGAAAGTCCACCAAACAAGCT GAGAAACAGACGAAAGACGCTCTGACGAGGAAACAGCAGAAGGGCAAGAAGAAGGGTCAAGAGGAGGAGAGCAATGAGGCCACAGAGCTCATCAAGAGGCCGAGAGAATACACCGTCAAATTTACCTTCCCCAACCCTCCACCACTCTCACCGCCAATTCTCGGACTGCACA GTGTTGACTTTGGTTATGAAGGCCAGAAGCCTCTGTTCAAGAATGTGGACTTTGGTATTGACATGGAGTCTAGAA TATGTATAGTTGGACCCAATGGTGTTGGAAAGAGTACACTCCTTTTGCTGCTGACTGGGAAATTAAATCCT ACAAGAGGCGAGATGAGAAAGAACCACAGATTG AAAGTAGGTTTCTTCAACCAGCAGTATGCTGATCAGTTGAACATGGAGGAGGCTCCCACAGAATACCTCCAGAGGAACTTCAACCTTCAGTACCAGGATTCCAGGAAATGCCTGGGTCGCTTTGGTTTAGAGAGCCATGCACACACCATCCAGATTTCTAAACTGTCTG GTGGTCAAAAAGCAAGAGTGGTCTTTGCTGAACTTTCTTGTAGGCAACCTGATGTCCTCATCCTG GACGAGCCCACCAATAACTTGGACATTGAGTCAATTGACGCATTATCAGAAGCCATCAATGAATACAAAGGGG CTGTGATAATTGTGAGCCACGATGCCAGGCTGATCACTGAGACCCAGTGCCAGTTGTGGGTGGTGGAGCACCAGTCGATCAACCATATCGATGGAGACTTTGAAGACTACAAGAGAGAAGTGCTGGAGGCCCTTGGTGAAACGCTTGTCCACAAGCCTAAAGACTGA
- the abcf1 gene encoding ATP-binding cassette sub-family F member 1 isoform X1, protein MPKKSKEVAEWEGDDEPQTDKHVKKGKKDKKGKKSFFEELASDNIPDKEEAPVKETQGKQPQKKKKDRRKGKKGDDEDEDEDEEVMQRLKKLSVQPSDEDEDEDEVVASVKGGKRNKGGNIFAALGQSDDDDEDDAGGDDDDDKPKNKKGSMEVEKVTKGKKKDKTKPKVLKEASEDEQDEEMEKKDENEKKGVKRGKKTASEPKKVKEEDEAEKKEQEKSQKKGKKEQPKKGKPARPPSEDEEEEEKSDDNDTMMCAEDAIAFEQTNEKQEEDPFANLSKKEKKKKKKMMEYERQVASVRAQNAIEGDFSVSQAELSSRQAMLENASDIKLERFSISAHGKELFVNADLLIVAGRRYGLVGPNGKGKTTLLKHIANRALSIPPNIDVLLCEQEVVAGDTPAVQAVLKADTRRLKLLEEERQLQSRLEKGDDSVSERLDKVYEELRVIGAAAAEAKARRILAGLSFTPEMQNRPTKKFSGGWRMRVSLARALFMEPTLLMLDEPTNHLDLNAVIWLNNYLQSWKKTLLIVSHDQSFLDEVCTDITHLDNQKLYYYRGNYLTFKKMYVQKQKELLKLYEKQEKKLKDLKAGGKSTKQAEKQTKDALTRKQQKGKKKGQEEESNEATELIKRPREYTVKFTFPNPPPLSPPILGLHSVDFGYEGQKPLFKNVDFGIDMESRICIVGPNGVGKSTLLLLLTGKLNPTRGEMRKNHRLKVGFFNQQYADQLNMEEAPTEYLQRNFNLQYQDSRKCLGRFGLESHAHTIQISKLSGGQKARVVFAELSCRQPDVLILDEPTNNLDIESIDALSEAINEYKGAVIIVSHDARLITETQCQLWVVEHQSINHIDGDFEDYKREVLEALGETLVHKPKD, encoded by the exons ATGCCCAAGAAATCAAAAGAAGTGGCTGAATGGGAAGGCGATGACGAACCACAAAcag ACAAACATGTcaagaaaggaaagaaagatAAGAAAGGGAAGAAGAGT TTTTTTGAAGAACTGGCATCAGATAATATACCAGATAAAGAGGAGGCGCCAGTAAAAGAGACACAGGGGAAACAG CCtcagaagaaaaagaaagacaggCGGAAAGGCAagaaaggagatgatgaggatgaggatgaaGATGAAGAGGTCATGCAGCGTCTGAAGAAACTCTCAGTGCAGCCTAGtgatgaagatgaagatgaagatgagG TTGTTGCTTCAGTCAAAGGAGGAAAGAGAAACAAA GGTGGCAACATTTTTGCTGCTTTAGGTCagagtgatgatgatgatgaggatgatgCAGGTGGGGATGATGACGATGATAAACCCAAGAACAAGAAGGGCTCAATG GAGGTTGAGAAGGTAACCAAGGGCAAGAAAAAAGATAAGACAAAACCTAAGGTGTTGAAG GAGGCCTCTGAGGATGAACAGGATGAAGAAATGGAGAAAAAAGATGAGAATGAAAAGAAGGGAGTGAAAAGGGGCAAGAAAACTGCTTCTGAACCAAAAAAGGTGAAG GAGGAAGATGAAGCTGAGAAGAAAGAACAAGAGAAATCTCAGAAGAAAGGCAAGAAGGAACAGCCAAAG aAAGGAAAGCCTGCTCGCCCTCCTAGtgaagatgaggaagaggaggagaagaGTGATGATAATGATACAATGATG TGTGCTGAGGATGCGATTGCATTTGAGCAGACCAATGAAAAACAAGAGGAGGACCCTTTTGCGAACTTAAGTAAAaaagagaagaagaagaaaaagaaaatg ATGGAGTATGAGCGTCAGGTGGCTAGCGTACGTGCTCAGAATGCTATCGAGGGAGATTTCTCTGTCTCGCAGGCCGAGCTGTCCTCACGTCAGGCCATGCTGGAAAACGCTTCTGATATCAAG TTGGAAAGATTTAGCATTTCAGCCCATGGTAAAGAGCTGTTTGTCAATGCAGACCTTCTGATTGTTGCTGGGAGACGGTATGGTCTGGTTGGACCAAATGG AAAAGGAAAGACCACTCTACTTAAACACATCGCCAACAGAGCTCTCAGCATTCCTCCCAACATTGATGTTCTGCTCTGCGAGCAAG AGGTGGTGGCGGGCGACACTCCAGCGGTCCAGGCGGTGTTGAAGGCCGACACACGGAGACTGAAGCTCCTGGAGGAGGAGAGACAGCTGCAGAGTCGCCTGGAGAAAGGAGATGACAGCGTATCTGAGAGACTCGATAAG gTCTACGAGGAGCTGAGGGTAATCGGAGCCGCAGCAGCTGAAGCCAAAGCTCGTAGGATCTTGGCCGGTTTGTCTTTCACTCCAGAGATGCAAAACAGACCCACCAAGAAGTTCTCTGGAGGATGGAGGATGAGAGTGTCCCTGGCCAG AGCACTGTTCATGGAGCCCACGCTACTGATGCTGGACGAGCCCACAAACCACCTGGACCTGAACGCTGTCATCTGGCTTAACAA TTACCTACAGAGTTGGAAGAAGACGCTGCTAATCGTGTCCCACGACCAGAGTTTCTTAGATGAGGTCTGTACAGATATCACTCACCTGGACAATCAGAAACTCTATTACTACAGGGGCAACTACC TGACTTTTAAGAAGATGTACgtacagaaacagaaagaacTCCTCAAGCTCTATGAGAAACAAGAGAAGAAACTCAAAGACCTGAAAGCTGGAGGAAAGTCCACCAAACAAGCT GAGAAACAGACGAAAGACGCTCTGACGAGGAAACAGCAGAAGGGCAAGAAGAAGGGTCAAGAGGAGGAGAGCAATGAGGCCACAGAGCTCATCAAGAGGCCGAGAGAATACACCGTCAAATTTACCTTCCCCAACCCTCCACCACTCTCACCGCCAATTCTCGGACTGCACA GTGTTGACTTTGGTTATGAAGGCCAGAAGCCTCTGTTCAAGAATGTGGACTTTGGTATTGACATGGAGTCTAGAA TATGTATAGTTGGACCCAATGGTGTTGGAAAGAGTACACTCCTTTTGCTGCTGACTGGGAAATTAAATCCT ACAAGAGGCGAGATGAGAAAGAACCACAGATTG AAAGTAGGTTTCTTCAACCAGCAGTATGCTGATCAGTTGAACATGGAGGAGGCTCCCACAGAATACCTCCAGAGGAACTTCAACCTTCAGTACCAGGATTCCAGGAAATGCCTGGGTCGCTTTGGTTTAGAGAGCCATGCACACACCATCCAGATTTCTAAACTGTCTG GTGGTCAAAAAGCAAGAGTGGTCTTTGCTGAACTTTCTTGTAGGCAACCTGATGTCCTCATCCTG GACGAGCCCACCAATAACTTGGACATTGAGTCAATTGACGCATTATCAGAAGCCATCAATGAATACAAAGGGG CTGTGATAATTGTGAGCCACGATGCCAGGCTGATCACTGAGACCCAGTGCCAGTTGTGGGTGGTGGAGCACCAGTCGATCAACCATATCGATGGAGACTTTGAAGACTACAAGAGAGAAGTGCTGGAGGCCCTTGGTGAAACGCTTGTCCACAAGCCTAAAGACTGA
- the mrps18b gene encoding 28S ribosomal protein S18b, mitochondrial: MAAPLKRIGIVTCRVFPGILQRNIQTQRIRDWKLTPIASVHRVTLRASSSSSSADGTESPETVSRYADSPWEYLKSEEYIERYGSKPVWSDYRRNHKGGIPPQKTRKTCIRGDEVCGNPCPICRDPNVIIHYKNVNLLQQFICPYTGIVYDPTRTGVCMKQQKLLNQAVDTARDHGLLPVQLPHVDYSKEDYSNTHGAVGQTPAPSSLNSGEPWYPWYGSVEPDERELARVKRIYKAYLK; this comes from the exons ATGGCAGCCCCCTTAAAACGCATTGGAATAGTAACCTGTCGCGTATTTCCTGGTATTTTGCAAAGAAATATTCAAACACAG AGAATTCGTGATTGGAAATTAACTCCCATTGCATCAGTGCATCGGGTGACTCTTCGTgcttcatcttcatcatcatctgcAGATGGCACCGAATCCCCGGAGACGGTGTCTAGATATGCAGACAGTCCATGGGAGTACTTAAAAAGTGAAG AGTACATTGAGCGATATGGATCAAAACCTGTCTGGTCTGACTACAGAAGGAACCACAAGGGAGGAATTCCTCCACAGAAGACAAGGAAGACATGTATT AGAGGAGATGAGGTCTGTGGGAATCCTTGTCCCATATGCCGGGATCCAAATGTCATTATCCATTACAAG AATGTGAACCTgctgcagcagtttatttgtcCTTACACAGGAATTGTGTACGATCCCACTCGAACAG GGGTGTGCatgaaacaacagaaactaCTTAACCAGGCCGTTGATACTGCTAGAGATCATG gTTTACTTCCGGTTCAGTTGCCTCATGTGGACTACTCAAAAGAGGACTACTCAAACACGCATGGTGCTGTAGGACAGACACCTGCCCCATCTTCCCTCAACTCCGGAGAGCCTTGGTATCCATGGTACGGCAGTGTTGAACCAGACGAACGAGAACTGGCGAGAGTGAAGAGGATCTACAAAGCCTACCtaaaataa
- the ppp1r10 gene encoding serine/threonine-protein phosphatase 1 regulatory subunit 10: MAVGPVDPREVLKGVEALLGKDGELRSLEGVAKVFSLMKASHKMVSRCMYLNILLQTKSHDILNRFIRVGGYKLLNSWLTYSKTTTNTPLLQLILLTLQKLPLTVDHLKQNNTAKLVKHLSKSAETEELRKLSLVLVEGWMAIIRSQSVSSGASPNDKKKKKDEGKLRLEVRPREKVADEEKKKDKPKAYAPSHAKIRFTGLEVESPAPVPVKKTPTAPLLGDKYNIKPALLKRPSTTPSDTPPVEKKYKPLNTTPNSAKEIKVKLIPPQPMEATGFLDALNSAPVPGIKIKKKKSKAVSPTSNKPCPFDSRPQSYSGTQAKPSSPEASSSHTPPHENQDLEQPGTPVPTEDPEAMDTSDKPNALSEPRGEEESLTKKGKKKKSVRWAEEDNLKEYFYFDLDETERVNVNKIKDFGEAAKRELMMDRQTFEMARRHSHDTMEERVPWTPPRPLTMLGSLVIPGSSSREKAIQRDREMGILQEIFLTKESVPDSPHEPDPEPYEPMPPRLIPLDEDSTMMEENYMEQTDPTASVGPASGSSEGSKLPPVLANLMGSLGNSGRSPQAQGGTTPANNNPAVNVQELLTSIMGAQGTNQSPEDLIKQPDFSDKIKQLLGSLQQNQNQNQTPPPNAPPINPGLLGHGPGMNMNNMNMQMPMNGGFPPNKPPGGPHFNHPPPPLGHGPPFNASGPRMMGPPPGPQGRGADNGNYWGDESMRGGPHRGGHFHRGRGRGDQSFRGGDQGFRGRGGRGGPRGGHNNMGDMSKRPMCRHFMMKGNCRYENNCAFYHPGVNGPPLPPQHGH; the protein is encoded by the exons ATGGCTGTGGGCCCAGTGGACCCCAGAGAGGTGCTGAAAGGAGTTGAAGCTCTGCTGGGAAAGGATGGAGAGCTACGGAGCCTTGAGGGAGTCGCCAAAGTCTTCAG TCTCATGAAGGCATCCCATAAAATGGTCAGCAGATGCATGTATCTAAACATTCTGCTACAGACGAAATCACACGACATACTTAATCG ATTTATCCGGGTGGGGGGCTACAAGCTGTTGAACTCTTGGCTCACCTACTCAAAAACCACCACCAACACCCCCCTGCTTCAGCTCATCCTGCTCACCCTGCAGAAACTTCCCCTGACCGTGGATCATCTCAAGCAG AACAACACAGCCAAGCTGGTGAAGCACCTAAGCAAGAGTGCCGAGACAGAAG AGCTAAGGAAGCTGTCATTAGTGCTGGTGGAGGGCTGGATGGCTATTATACGCTCTCAGAGCGTCTCCAGTGGAGCCTCGCCCAATG acaagaaaaagaaaaaagatgagGGAAAACTGCGTCTGGAGGTGAGGCCCCGTGAAAAGGTAGCGGATGAGGAGAAGAAGAAAGACAAACCGAAAGCATATGCTCCGAGTCACGCAAAGATCCGCTTCACAG gtttggaggTGGAGAGCCCAGCTCCTGTTCCTGTGAAGAAGACCCCCACCGCACCCCTGCTTGGTGACAAATACAACATCAAGCCTGCTTTGCTTAAGAGACCAAG CACAACGCCGTCTGACACACCGCCGGTGGAGAAGAAGTACAAGCCCCTCAACACAACCCCCAACTCTGCCAAAGAGATCAAAGTCAAACTTATACCTCCACAGC cgATGGAGGCCACTGGATTTTTGGATGCTCTTAACTCTGCCCCAGTTCCTGGCATCAAAATCAAAAAGAAGAAATCTAAGGCAGTCTCTCCAACCTCTAATAAG CCTTGTCCATTCGACAGCAGGCCACAGTCATACTCGGGCACACAGGCCAAGCCCTCTTCCCCCGAGGCATCCTCATCTCACACCCCTCCTCATGAGAACCAAGACCTGGAGCAGCCTGGTACACCGGTGCCCACCGAAGATCCCGAAGCAATGGACACCA gtgATAAACCAAATGCTCTGTCTGAACCTCGAGGCGAGGAGGAATCGCTGACtaagaaaggaaagaaaaagaaaagtgttCGGTGGGCGGAAGAAGATAATCTTAAAGAATACTTCTACTTTGACCTGGATGAGACGGAGAGGG TGAATGTCAATAAGATTAAAGACTTTGGAGAGGCGGCTAAACGGGAGCTAATGATGGACAGGCAGACGTTTGAGATGGCCCGTCGTCATTCTCACGACACCATGGAGGAAAGGGTGCCCTGGACTCCACCGCGACCGCTGACCATGTTGGGTAGCCTGGTCATTCCAGGCTCTAGCAGCAGAGAGAAGGCAATCCAGAGAGATCGAGAGATGGGAATTCTGCAGGAGATCTTCCTTACTAAAGAGAG TGTTCCAGACAGTCCTCATGAGCCAGACCCTGAGCCATATGAGCCCATGCCTCCCCGTCTCATCCCATTGGACGAG GACTCCACTATGATGGAAGAGAATTACATGGAGCAGACTGACCCCACAGCTTCTGTTGGTCCTGCTTCTGGATCCAGCGAAGGCTCCAAGCTTCCTCCTGTTCTGGCTAACCTCATGGGCAGCCTGGGCAACAGCGGCCGCAGCCCTCAGGCACAGGGCGGCACCACACCAGCCAATAATAACCCAGCGGTTAATGTGCAGGAACTGCTGACTTCCATTAtg GGTGCACAGGGAACGAACCAGTCACCAGAGGATCTGATCAAACAGCCTGATTTCTCTGATAAAATCAAGCAGCTTCTGGGCTCTCTCCAACAGAATCAAAACCAGAATCAGACCCCGCCTCCAAATGCTCCTCCAA TAAACCCTGGTTTGCTCGGACATGGACCTGGAATGAACATGAACAACATGAACATGCAGATGCCCATGAACGGTGGCTTCCCACCGAACAAGCCCCCCGGGGGGCCCCATTTCAACCACCCGCCTCCTCCCCTTGGCCATGGGCCCCCCTTTAACGCCAGTGGGCCACGCATGATGGGCCCCCCGCCCGGGCCGCAGGGCAGAGGAGCGGACAACGGCAACTATTGGGGTGACGAATCCATGAGGGGAGGTCCACACCGAGGAGGACACTTTCACcgggggagagggagaggagatcAGAGCTTCAGAGGGGGAGATCAGGGCTTCAGAGGACGAGGGGGACGTGGAGGACCTCGTGGAGGACATAACAACATGGGTG ACATGTCAAAGAGGCCCATGTGTCGCCATTTCATGATGAAGGGAAACTGTCGCTATGAAAATAATTGTGCGTTTTACCATCCTGGTGTAAATGGACCACCACTTCCTCCCCAGCATGGACACTAA